A region of Periophthalmus magnuspinnatus isolate fPerMag1 chromosome 13, fPerMag1.2.pri, whole genome shotgun sequence DNA encodes the following proteins:
- the LOC117380756 gene encoding CD166 antigen homolog isoform X2, with the protein MHLLSAGCLGAVLFTALLSQVSSLNTVFGLYGETLEIPCNKGSTKEDILMTKWKYDKGDGLSGNLLVKKKNENVSVSAGDEYKNRVSLASNSSLLLSEARLSDQRAFTCMVVAVEDIIEYTVNVVIYKTPLGLEITEKAEELEIGKKIKLGKCIAQDANPAVNITWLKNNKPLLQDGQGINIQDSVQVDPVTGLSTTTSVLIYSAQKEDTDAQFSCSTEDSLGQKFSSSSESFTITYSTENIMLQVIATEPLVEGGNVTLKCEADGNPAPTSFNFNLNGKETVKVENDNTFTITNVSRDTSGEYKCSLIDNPTMEASKDITVNYLDVNLNPTGSVEKNAGDTLAVNLKVDASGEYKVSWTKDNVKLDKEPKFTKLTYSDAGQYEYEVTLGALTEKASFELVVQGAPVIKQLLKQRSEDGRNKVLICEAEGSPKPTVSWSINGTSSNEGPFINGKIIHKITVVPTANLTVSCTVSNDYGMDTKVINVSSHQSEDGDKTKLVVGVVVGLLVAALVIGLAYWVYMRKSKQGSWKTGEKESGSSEEEKKLEEKVEENSQKAEV; encoded by the exons ATGCACTTGTTGTCTGCCGGGTGCCTGGGAGCCGTCCTGTTCACGGCGCTTCTGAGCCAAG TGAGCAGTTTGAATACTGTCTTTGGTCTTTATGGAGAGACACTGGAGATCCCATGCAACAAAGGATCCACAAAGGAAGACATCCTCATGACTAAATGGAAATAT GACAAAGGCGATGGGCTCTCCGGAAATCTGCTGGTCAAAAAGAAAAACGAGAATGTGTCTGTAAGTGCTGGAGATGAGTACAAGAACAGAGTTAGCCTGGCCTCTAACTCCAGTCTGCTGCTGTCTGAGGCCAGGCTGAGCGACCAGAGGGCCTTCACCTGCATGGTGGTGGCTGTGGAAGACATCATTGAGTACACAGTCAATGTGGTCATCTACA AAACGCCTCTTGGCCTGGAGATCACTGAAAAGGCAGAGGAACTGGAAATTGGCAAGAAAATTAAG CTTGGGAAATGTATTGCACAAGATGCCAACCCAGCAGTAAATATCACATGGCTCAAGAACAATAAACCACTGCTGCAAGATGGACAAG GCATCAACATCCAGGACTCAGTGCAAGTTGACCCTGTGACAGGCCTCTCAACCACCACTTCTGTGCTGATTTACTCGGCGCAGAAGGAGGACACCGACGCCCAGTTCAGCTGCAGCACCGAGGACAGCCTCGGGCAAAAGTTCAGCTCCTCTTCTGAGAGCTTCACCATCACCT ACTCGACAGAGAACATCATGCTGCAGGTCATCGCTACTGAGCCTCTTGTTGAAGGTGGCAATGTGACTCTAAAGTGTGAAGCAGATGGTAACCCCGCTCCCACCAGCTTTAACTTCAATCTGAAT GGAAAAGAGACAGTGAAAGTGGAGAATGACAACACCTTCACCATCACAAATGTGTCCCGTGACACATCCGGTGAATACAAATGTTCCCTTATTGACAACCCAACAATGGAAGCCTCCAAGGACATCACAGTCAACT ACCTAGATGTCAATTTGAACCCCACGGGGAGTGTGGAAAAGAATGCAGGTGATACCCTGGCTGTAAATCTGAAGGTTGATGCTTCCGGCGAATATAAGGTCTCATGGACAAAG GATAATGTTAAACTGGACAAAGAGCCTAAGTTTACCAAGCTTACATACAGTGACGCTGGACAGTACGAGTATGAGGTGACATTGGGTGCATTAACTGAAAAAGCTTCATTTGAGCTGGTTGTTCAAG GTGCTCCTGTTATCAAACAGCTGCTTAAACAGCGCAGCGAGGACGGGCGAAACAAAGTACTCATCTGTGAGGCTGAGGGCTCCCCAAAACCAACTGTTTCCTGGAGCATCAATGGCACCTCG TCTAATGAAGGCCCTTTCATCAATGGAAAAATCATTCATAAGATCACCGTAGTGCCTACAGCCAATCTGACTGTTTCCTGTACAGTCTCTAACGACTATGGCATGGACACCAAGGTTATCAATGTATCATCCC ATCAATCAGAAGATGGTGACAAAACCAAACTGGTGGTTGGTGTCGTTGTGGGTCTTCTTGTTGCTGCTCTTGTTATAGGACTGGCTTACTGGGTTTATATGAGAAAATCCAa GCAGGGCAGTTGGAAAACCGGTGAAAAGGAAAGTGGCTCTtctgaggaggagaagaaactTGAGGAGAAAGTAGAGGAGAACAGTCAAAAAGCTGAAGTGTAA
- the LOC117380756 gene encoding CD166 antigen homolog A-like isoform X1 produces the protein MHLLSAGCLGAVLFTALLSQVSSLNTVFGLYGETLEIPCNKGSTKEDILMTKWKYDKGDGLSGNLLVKKKNENVSVSAGDEYKNRVSLASNSSLLLSEARLSDQRAFTCMVVAVEDIIEYTVNVVIYKTPLGLEITEKAEELEIGKKIKLGKCIAQDANPAVNITWLKNNKPLLQDGQGINIQDSVQVDPVTGLSTTTSVLIYSAQKEDTDAQFSCSTEDSLGQKFSSSSESFTITYSTENIMLQVIATEPLVEGGNVTLKCEADGNPAPTSFNFNLNGKETVKVENDNTFTITNVSRDTSGEYKCSLIDNPTMEASKDITVNYLDVNLNPTGSVEKNAGDTLAVNLKVDASGEYKVSWTKDNVKLDKEPKFTKLTYSDAGQYEYEVTLGALTEKASFELVVQGAPVIKQLLKQRSEDGRNKVLICEAEGSPKPTVSWSINGTSSNEGPFINGKIIHKITVVPTANLTVSCTVSNDYGMDTKVINVSSLFEEVRMDKRDQSEDGDKTKLVVGVVVGLLVAALVIGLAYWVYMRKSKQGSWKTGEKESGSSEEEKKLEEKVEENSQKAEV, from the exons ATGCACTTGTTGTCTGCCGGGTGCCTGGGAGCCGTCCTGTTCACGGCGCTTCTGAGCCAAG TGAGCAGTTTGAATACTGTCTTTGGTCTTTATGGAGAGACACTGGAGATCCCATGCAACAAAGGATCCACAAAGGAAGACATCCTCATGACTAAATGGAAATAT GACAAAGGCGATGGGCTCTCCGGAAATCTGCTGGTCAAAAAGAAAAACGAGAATGTGTCTGTAAGTGCTGGAGATGAGTACAAGAACAGAGTTAGCCTGGCCTCTAACTCCAGTCTGCTGCTGTCTGAGGCCAGGCTGAGCGACCAGAGGGCCTTCACCTGCATGGTGGTGGCTGTGGAAGACATCATTGAGTACACAGTCAATGTGGTCATCTACA AAACGCCTCTTGGCCTGGAGATCACTGAAAAGGCAGAGGAACTGGAAATTGGCAAGAAAATTAAG CTTGGGAAATGTATTGCACAAGATGCCAACCCAGCAGTAAATATCACATGGCTCAAGAACAATAAACCACTGCTGCAAGATGGACAAG GCATCAACATCCAGGACTCAGTGCAAGTTGACCCTGTGACAGGCCTCTCAACCACCACTTCTGTGCTGATTTACTCGGCGCAGAAGGAGGACACCGACGCCCAGTTCAGCTGCAGCACCGAGGACAGCCTCGGGCAAAAGTTCAGCTCCTCTTCTGAGAGCTTCACCATCACCT ACTCGACAGAGAACATCATGCTGCAGGTCATCGCTACTGAGCCTCTTGTTGAAGGTGGCAATGTGACTCTAAAGTGTGAAGCAGATGGTAACCCCGCTCCCACCAGCTTTAACTTCAATCTGAAT GGAAAAGAGACAGTGAAAGTGGAGAATGACAACACCTTCACCATCACAAATGTGTCCCGTGACACATCCGGTGAATACAAATGTTCCCTTATTGACAACCCAACAATGGAAGCCTCCAAGGACATCACAGTCAACT ACCTAGATGTCAATTTGAACCCCACGGGGAGTGTGGAAAAGAATGCAGGTGATACCCTGGCTGTAAATCTGAAGGTTGATGCTTCCGGCGAATATAAGGTCTCATGGACAAAG GATAATGTTAAACTGGACAAAGAGCCTAAGTTTACCAAGCTTACATACAGTGACGCTGGACAGTACGAGTATGAGGTGACATTGGGTGCATTAACTGAAAAAGCTTCATTTGAGCTGGTTGTTCAAG GTGCTCCTGTTATCAAACAGCTGCTTAAACAGCGCAGCGAGGACGGGCGAAACAAAGTACTCATCTGTGAGGCTGAGGGCTCCCCAAAACCAACTGTTTCCTGGAGCATCAATGGCACCTCG TCTAATGAAGGCCCTTTCATCAATGGAAAAATCATTCATAAGATCACCGTAGTGCCTACAGCCAATCTGACTGTTTCCTGTACAGTCTCTAACGACTATGGCATGGACACCAAGGTTATCAATGTATCATCCC TATTTGAGGAGGTGAGAATGGATAAACGAG ATCAATCAGAAGATGGTGACAAAACCAAACTGGTGGTTGGTGTCGTTGTGGGTCTTCTTGTTGCTGCTCTTGTTATAGGACTGGCTTACTGGGTTTATATGAGAAAATCCAa GCAGGGCAGTTGGAAAACCGGTGAAAAGGAAAGTGGCTCTtctgaggaggagaagaaactTGAGGAGAAAGTAGAGGAGAACAGTCAAAAAGCTGAAGTGTAA